The Polypterus senegalus isolate Bchr_013 chromosome 1, ASM1683550v1, whole genome shotgun sequence genome includes a window with the following:
- the rpl22l1 gene encoding 60S ribosomal protein L22-like 1 isoform X2 produces the protein MEYLIRQTLVPFPGCSLGPPSLVFFHFCVFEQETFLKERVKVNGKTGNLGNTVQITRLKNKITVTSEKQFSKRYLKYLTKKYLKKNKLRDWLRVVASDKESYELRYFQISQEDEESENED, from the exons ATGGAATACTTGATTCGGCAAACTTT GGTTCCCTTCCCTGGTTGTAGCCTAGGGCCTCCTTCCCTagtgttctttcatttttgtgtttttgagcaGGAGACATTTCTTAAAGAGAGAGTCAAGGTTAATGGAAAAACAGGAAACCTTGGAAATACTGTCCAGATTACCCGTCTGAAAAACAAGATTACAGTTACTTCTGAAAAACAGTTTTCTAAGAG GTACCTAAAATACTTGACAAAGAAGTACTTAAAGAAGAACAAACTGAGAGACTGGTTGCGTGTGGTGGCTTCTGACAAGGAGAGTTACGAGCTTCGTTACTTCCAGATAAGCCAGGAAGATGAAGAATCAGAAAATGAAGATTAG
- the rpl22l1 gene encoding 60S ribosomal protein L22-like 1 isoform X1, with the protein MAPKRVVTVGKEKKKSWKFMLDLAHPVEDGILDSANFETFLKERVKVNGKTGNLGNTVQITRLKNKITVTSEKQFSKRYLKYLTKKYLKKNKLRDWLRVVASDKESYELRYFQISQEDEESENED; encoded by the exons ATGGCGCCG AAACGTGTAGTCACAGtcggcaaagaaaagaaaaagtcatGGAAATTTATGCTGGACCTCGCACATCCTGTGGAAGATGGAATACTTGATTCGGCAAACTTT GAGACATTTCTTAAAGAGAGAGTCAAGGTTAATGGAAAAACAGGAAACCTTGGAAATACTGTCCAGATTACCCGTCTGAAAAACAAGATTACAGTTACTTCTGAAAAACAGTTTTCTAAGAG GTACCTAAAATACTTGACAAAGAAGTACTTAAAGAAGAACAAACTGAGAGACTGGTTGCGTGTGGTGGCTTCTGACAAGGAGAGTTACGAGCTTCGTTACTTCCAGATAAGCCAGGAAGATGAAGAATCAGAAAATGAAGATTAG